From the Roseibium salinum genome, one window contains:
- a CDS encoding HAD family hydrolase produces MADIKFVIFDLNDVLYDADPEIRLELLEDLTGRPAAEIDAAVWGGPHEEEAEAGNPGTSEGYLAQFAGLLGYPIDFETWAEIHRRMLRPRPDVLNLARETGKRADIAMLTNNGMLLKAALPVCAPEIIEIFGDNAHVSAEFKVRKPDPLVYRRICEAYGHSPERSAFIDDKEENVTGAQEAGLHGHLYTSPEDLRDFLRSHGLI; encoded by the coding sequence ATGGCGGACATCAAATTTGTCATCTTTGATCTGAACGACGTGCTCTATGACGCGGATCCGGAGATCCGGCTCGAACTGCTGGAGGACCTGACCGGCAGGCCGGCGGCTGAAATCGATGCCGCGGTCTGGGGTGGGCCGCACGAGGAAGAGGCCGAGGCCGGCAATCCCGGCACGTCCGAGGGTTATCTTGCACAGTTTGCCGGCTTGCTTGGCTATCCGATCGATTTCGAAACCTGGGCGGAAATCCACCGCAGGATGCTGCGTCCGCGGCCCGACGTTTTGAACCTGGCCCGCGAAACCGGCAAACGGGCCGACATAGCGATGCTGACGAACAACGGGATGCTGCTGAAGGCCGCCCTGCCGGTCTGCGCGCCCGAGATAATCGAGATATTCGGCGACAACGCGCATGTCTCGGCGGAGTTCAAGGTCCGCAAGCCTGATCCGCTCGTCTATCGGCGGATCTGCGAGGCATACGGTCACTCACCTGAACGCAGCGCCTTCATCGATGACAAGGAGGAAAACGTAACCGGCGCGCAAGAGGCCGGGCTCCACGGTCATCTCTACACTTCGCCGGAAGACCTCAGAGACTTTCTGCGAAGCCATGGCCTTATCTGA